In Candidatus Binataceae bacterium, the genomic stretch GACCGCGTCCACGTACTGCTCGCGATAGAGCGAATCGCCCATCGCGATCTTGAACGGCCGTCCGCGGAGGCTCTCGGTGAACCAGGCCGGCTTCGGGAACGACCCGACCATCGCCGTTGCAAGTTTCTTGTCCCGTGTACCGTTCAGCATCGCACGTCACCTCAGCCTTGGAATGCGCCAGATGCAGGCTGATTTACAGCCTGCGCGGATGAGTGTAAAGCAGCGGCATACGAATCGACGCTCAGTCGCGGGTGTTCAATGCAGCAGGTAAAGTTTCTTCTCGACGAGTCCGACATCCCGGAGCACTGGTACAACGTGGTGGCCGACATGCCGAATCCGCCGGCGCCGCCGCTAGATCCCGACGGCAAGCCAATCGGTCCCGAGGCGCTCGCGGCGATTTTTCCGGAAACGATCATCGAGCAGGAAGTCTCGCGCGAGCGCTGGATTCCGGTCCCCGAGCCGGTGCGCGAGATCTACCGGCAATGGCGTCCGTCGCCGATGTACCGGGCGCTGCGTCTCGAGCAGGCGCTCGGCACTCCCGCGCGCATCTATTACAAGTACGAGGGCGTGAGCCCTGCGGGCTCGCACAAGCCTAACACTTCCGTCGCGCAGGCCTACTACAATCACCTCGCCGGCGTTCATCGCCTCGCGACCGAGACCGGCGCCGGCCAATGGGGCTCGGCGCTCGCGATGGCGGGGCAGATGTTCGGGATCGAAGTCCGCGTTTACATGGTGCGCGTGAGCTACGAGCAGAAGCCCTTTCGGCGCTCGATGATGGAGACCTGGGGCGCCGAAGTGATCGCGAGCCCGAGCACCAATACCAACTCCGGCCGCCGCGTGCTGGCGAACGACCCCGACTCTCCGGGTTCTCTGGGTATTGCGATCTCGGAAGCGGTCGAAGAAGCCGCGCAACGCAAGGATACCAATTACGCGCTCGGATCGGTACTCAATCACGTTCTGCTCCATCAGACGGTGATCGGCCTGGAAGCGCAAAAGCAGTTCGCCAGGGCCGGCGACTATCCCGACGTGGTAATCGCATGCTGCGGCGGCGGATCGAATTTCGGCGGCACCGCGTTTCCGTTTTTCGCCGACAAAGCGGCCGGACGCGACGTGCGGCTGCTTGCGGTCGAGCCCGAGTCCTGCCCCACGCTGACGCGCGGGCATTACGCCTACGACTCCGGCGACGCGGCCGGGCTTACGCCGCTGATGCTGATGTACACGCTTGGGCGCAATTTCGTGCCGCCGCGAATTCATGCCGGTGGACTCCGCTACCACGGCGACTCGCCGCTGGTCTCGCAGCTTCATCACGAGGGGCTGGTGGAAGCGGTGGCCGTGCCGCAGCGCGCGACCTTCGAGGCCGGGATCGCGTTCGCACGCGCCGAGGGCATCATCCCCGCGCCGGAAAGCAATCATGCGATCCGCGCGGCTATCGACGAAGCGCTCATTTGCAAGCGGACCGGCGCGCCGAAAACGATCTTCTTCACCCTCTCGGGCCACGGCCATTTCGACATGGCGGCCT encodes the following:
- a CDS encoding TrpB-like pyridoxal phosphate-dependent enzyme: MQQVKFLLDESDIPEHWYNVVADMPNPPAPPLDPDGKPIGPEALAAIFPETIIEQEVSRERWIPVPEPVREIYRQWRPSPMYRALRLEQALGTPARIYYKYEGVSPAGSHKPNTSVAQAYYNHLAGVHRLATETGAGQWGSALAMAGQMFGIEVRVYMVRVSYEQKPFRRSMMETWGAEVIASPSTNTNSGRRVLANDPDSPGSLGIAISEAVEEAAQRKDTNYALGSVLNHVLLHQTVIGLEAQKQFARAGDYPDVVIACCGGGSNFGGTAFPFFADKAAGRDVRLLAVEPESCPTLTRGHYAYDSGDAAGLTPLMLMYTLGRNFVPPRIHAGGLRYHGDSPLVSQLHHEGLVEAVAVPQRATFEAGIAFARAEGIIPAPESNHAIRAAIDEALICKRTGAPKTIFFTLSGHGHFDMAAYDRYLSGQLEDSTYPDEAIRAALAELPKVAPQLS